A stretch of the Polaribacter pacificus genome encodes the following:
- a CDS encoding DUF6452 family protein has translation MKKTIVALLLFTLVASSCEKDDICLEPTTPKLILRFYDNNNPTDTKTVQRLSVWAANKDTLTGYKSISTDSIALPLDINATQTIYHLKRNTVSGNKINNEYATITINYAKEEVFVSRSCGFKILFNSVNFSINNDWIQTVTPANDVSINDETKAHAQVFH, from the coding sequence ATGAAAAAAACAATAGTAGCCTTACTCCTTTTTACCTTGGTCGCTAGTTCTTGCGAAAAGGACGATATCTGTTTAGAGCCAACAACGCCTAAGTTAATCTTGCGTTTTTACGATAACAACAATCCTACCGACACAAAAACAGTTCAACGCTTATCTGTTTGGGCTGCAAATAAAGATACGTTGACAGGCTATAAAAGCATCAGCACAGACTCTATCGCTTTGCCATTAGATATTAATGCTACTCAAACCATCTATCATCTTAAAAGAAATACGGTTTCTGGAAACAAAATTAACAATGAGTATGCGACCATTACTATCAACTATGCTAAAGAAGAGGTATTTGTATCGCGCTCATGTGGGTTTAAAATACTTTTTAACTCGGTGAATTTTAGTATCAACAATGATTGGATCCAAACAGTAACACCTGCAAACGATGTAAGTATTAACGATGAAACAAAAGCTCATGCACAAGTATTTCACTAG
- a CDS encoding DUF6048 family protein, with protein sequence MHKYFTSILVLFFVFQGFGQQKKDSTDYKTAYGIRLGIDLSKPILGLIDKNYSGFEVVADYRLRKNMYLAAEIGNESNTTTDDYFATTAKGSYAKVGVNINAYQNWLDMNNEILVGFRYAFSNFDQTLNSYTINTGSDYFPGDLNSVGATSTDLKAHWAELVLGVKAETLKNLYLGFSISYNILFSVDDPQGFKTLYVPGFNRVFESKTGFGFNYTISYTIPFFKK encoded by the coding sequence ATGCACAAGTATTTCACTAGTATTTTAGTTTTGTTTTTTGTCTTTCAAGGTTTTGGTCAACAAAAAAAAGACAGCACTGACTATAAGACAGCTTATGGGATTCGTTTGGGAATTGATTTGAGTAAACCTATTTTGGGTTTAATCGACAAGAATTACAGCGGTTTTGAAGTTGTTGCTGATTATCGTCTTCGTAAAAATATGTACCTAGCTGCAGAAATTGGAAACGAATCCAATACCACTACAGATGATTATTTTGCCACGACCGCAAAAGGATCTTATGCAAAAGTAGGGGTCAATATAAATGCCTATCAAAATTGGTTAGACATGAATAATGAAATCTTAGTTGGCTTTCGTTATGCCTTTAGCAACTTTGATCAAACATTGAACAGCTATACTATTAACACGGGCTCTGATTATTTTCCTGGTGATTTAAATTCTGTTGGAGCTACTTCTACCGATTTAAAGGCACATTGGGCTGAACTGGTCTTAGGTGTCAAGGCAGAAACCCTTAAAAACTTATACCTCGGATTTTCAATCTCATACAACATCCTTTTTAGCGTTGATGATCCACAAGGGTTTAAAACACTTTACGTGCCTGGATTTAACCGTGTGTTTGAAAGTAAAACAGGTTTTGGTTTTAATTATACCATTTCTTATACGATTCCCTTTTTCAAAAAATAA
- a CDS encoding isopenicillin N synthase family dioxygenase, with product MNKIPSVNLADFLSGDAKRKQKFIDEIGHAYENIGFVALKGHFLDQKLVDDLYTEVKNFFDLPLEVKQGYEIPGIGGQRGYVSFGKESAKGKKEGDLKEFWHFGQYVENDPKLAEEYPDNVEVKELAHFNEVGKEAYKMLEKTAKYVLRALSLHLALDENYFDGYIKNGNSILRPIHYPPIKTEPKEAVRAAAHGDINLITLLMGAQGKGLQVQNHQGDWIDAIAEPDELMINVGDMLSRHTNNKLKSTIHRVTNPPKELWGTSRYSIPFFMHPISQMKLDVLEGCIDKDHPKQFDDITAGDFLNERLRELGLIK from the coding sequence ATGAATAAAATTCCTAGCGTAAACCTTGCTGATTTTTTATCTGGCGATGCAAAACGAAAACAAAAGTTTATAGACGAAATTGGACATGCATATGAAAACATAGGTTTTGTAGCATTGAAAGGTCATTTTTTAGACCAAAAATTGGTTGATGATCTTTATACAGAAGTAAAAAACTTTTTTGATTTACCTCTAGAGGTCAAACAAGGTTATGAAATCCCTGGAATTGGAGGTCAAAGAGGCTATGTTTCTTTTGGTAAAGAAAGTGCAAAAGGAAAAAAAGAAGGTGATTTAAAAGAATTTTGGCATTTTGGTCAGTATGTAGAGAATGACCCAAAGCTAGCAGAAGAGTATCCGGATAATGTTGAGGTTAAAGAGTTGGCTCATTTTAATGAAGTTGGAAAAGAAGCTTATAAAATGTTAGAGAAAACTGCAAAATACGTTTTGCGTGCCTTGTCTTTACATTTAGCCCTTGATGAAAACTATTTTGATGGCTATATTAAAAATGGCAATAGCATACTTAGGCCTATTCACTACCCTCCTATTAAAACAGAACCCAAAGAAGCTGTAAGAGCTGCTGCTCATGGAGATATTAATTTAATTACCTTACTAATGGGTGCTCAAGGTAAAGGACTGCAAGTGCAAAATCACCAAGGAGATTGGATTGATGCCATTGCAGAACCAGATGAGTTAATGATTAATGTAGGCGATATGCTTTCTCGTCATACCAACAACAAATTAAAATCAACCATCCATAGAGTAACCAATCCTCCTAAAGAATTATGGGGTACCTCTCGCTATTCAATACCCTTTTTTATGCATCCTATTAGCCAAATGAAACTGGATGTTTTAGAGGGATGTATAGATAAAGATCACCCAAAACAATTTGATGATATCACCGCAGGTGATTTCTTAAATGAACGTCTTCGAGAACTTGGATTGATCAAATAA
- a CDS encoding translation initiation factor encodes MAKKLGSLSDLGGFVFSTNDDFSPETDQEQTPLENKEQLLEAHFSNKGRGGKTVTIIKGFVGSETALKDLAKLLKSKCGVGGSVKDGEIIIQGNYRDKIIAILQKEKYRVKRVGG; translated from the coding sequence ATGGCTAAAAAATTAGGAAGTTTATCTGATTTAGGAGGCTTTGTTTTTTCTACAAATGATGATTTTTCACCAGAAACAGACCAAGAGCAAACACCTTTAGAAAACAAAGAACAATTATTAGAGGCTCATTTTTCAAACAAAGGAAGAGGTGGTAAAACCGTTACCATAATCAAAGGCTTTGTAGGTAGTGAAACAGCACTAAAAGATTTGGCTAAATTGTTAAAATCCAAATGTGGTGTAGGTGGCTCTGTTAAAGATGGAGAAATCATTATACAAGGAAATTACCGAGATAAAATCATAGCGATTTTACAAAAAGAAAAATACCGAGTAAAAAGAGTTGGTGGATAA
- a CDS encoding DUF1835 domain-containing protein, which produces MTSNILHITNGDCTTDQLQKISIPGTLITWREMLCEGKTEVGVGDENFWKNRFEFLKTNFKVSKQQFIDKTLKEYRRLCNQQKQDEIVLWFDSDLFCQINMIAVISWLKRYRKGRKISLVSCTSEEIPANRFGFSALTNDQVLEHYKSRTVLTEDDIAYADYVWQLYCADNPLKIEMAKTYQTNTTFKHLNTSLITHLKRFPSIENGLNAVENTILTAVSKQKFSSKDQLVKKLLSEQEVYGFGDLQYHKYLMDLKDYLRFSKSVSLTDTGKKVQQNLLHSYANMRNDFSFLGGAKKYNFLYDNSTNKLLKITTL; this is translated from the coding sequence ATGACTTCAAACATACTTCATATAACCAACGGTGATTGCACCACCGATCAACTTCAAAAGATTTCCATTCCGGGAACCTTAATTACTTGGAGAGAAATGCTCTGCGAAGGAAAAACTGAGGTTGGCGTAGGAGATGAAAACTTTTGGAAAAACCGATTCGAATTTCTTAAAACCAATTTTAAAGTAAGCAAGCAACAGTTTATAGATAAAACATTAAAAGAGTACAGAAGGCTTTGCAACCAGCAAAAACAAGATGAAATTGTGCTGTGGTTTGACAGTGATTTGTTTTGCCAAATAAACATGATTGCAGTGATTAGCTGGCTTAAAAGATATCGAAAGGGTCGAAAAATTAGCTTGGTGTCTTGTACTTCAGAAGAAATACCTGCAAATCGATTTGGATTTTCTGCTTTAACCAATGATCAGGTATTAGAGCATTATAAAAGCAGAACTGTTTTAACCGAAGACGATATTGCTTACGCTGATTATGTTTGGCAGTTGTACTGTGCAGACAATCCCCTTAAAATAGAAATGGCAAAAACCTATCAAACCAATACAACATTTAAACATTTAAACACCAGTTTAATTACTCATTTAAAAAGATTTCCATCCATAGAAAACGGTCTTAATGCAGTAGAAAACACCATTTTAACTGCCGTTTCAAAACAGAAATTTTCAAGCAAAGATCAATTGGTAAAAAAACTGCTTTCAGAGCAAGAAGTCTACGGTTTTGGTGATCTTCAGTACCATAAATACCTTATGGATCTTAAAGACTATCTGCGGTTTTCAAAATCAGTTTCATTAACCGACACCGGTAAAAAAGTACAGCAAAATCTTTTGCATTCTTATGCAAATATGCGCAATGATTTTTCTTTTTTAGGAGGCGCAAAAAAATACAATTTCCTTTATGACAACAGTACAAACAAACTCTTAAAAATTACGACATTATGA
- a CDS encoding nucleoside phosphorylase produces the protein MMIQESELILNPDGSVYHLNLHPENIADTVIFVGDQDRVASVSKHFDSIEFTTQKREFKTTTGTLNGKRISVISTGIGPDNIDIVLNELDALVNINLKTRQAKTTLTQLDIIRIGTSGSLQSHIPVDSFLMSTYGLDINGMLHSYVCDEIRNSDLEKAFVAQTGWHTQKSYPIVIKNSKKLEDRIASDKVFKGMTATAGGFYGPQGRILRLPLADPSLNHKIDSFNHNGVQITNLEMETSAIYGLAKLLGHHACSMNAIIANRANGTFSENPKKIVEELIVYTLDKVSNR, from the coding sequence ATTATGATCCAAGAATCAGAGTTGATTTTAAACCCAGACGGAAGTGTATATCATCTAAATTTACATCCAGAAAACATTGCAGATACTGTTATTTTTGTTGGAGATCAAGATAGAGTCGCGAGCGTTAGCAAGCATTTTGACAGCATAGAGTTCACCACCCAAAAGAGAGAATTTAAGACCACAACCGGAACTTTAAACGGAAAACGAATTTCCGTTATTTCTACCGGAATTGGTCCTGACAATATTGATATTGTTCTTAATGAATTAGATGCGTTGGTTAATATCAACCTTAAAACAAGACAAGCCAAAACAACACTTACTCAATTAGATATTATTAGAATTGGGACTTCTGGTTCTTTACAAAGCCACATCCCTGTTGATAGTTTTTTAATGAGCACCTACGGCTTAGATATTAACGGAATGCTGCACTCTTATGTCTGTGATGAAATACGCAATAGTGATTTAGAAAAAGCCTTTGTAGCTCAGACCGGATGGCATACACAAAAAAGCTATCCAATTGTTATAAAAAACAGTAAAAAACTTGAAGATCGTATTGCTTCAGACAAAGTATTTAAAGGAATGACGGCTACCGCTGGTGGATTCTATGGCCCACAAGGTCGAATTTTAAGACTGCCCTTAGCAGATCCAAGTTTAAACCATAAAATTGACAGTTTTAACCATAATGGAGTTCAGATTACCAACCTAGAGATGGAGACTTCTGCCATTTATGGATTGGCAAAACTTTTAGGTCATCATGCCTGTTCTATGAATGCAATCATAGCCAATAGAGCCAATGGAACCTTTAGTGAAAATCCTAAAAAAATTGTAGAAGAACTTATCGTATATACCTTAGACAAAGTAAGTAACAGATGA
- a CDS encoding substrate-binding domain-containing protein: MTNLKIGGVPEHFNYPWYITLKNKAYTPFDINIRWTDFPGGTGDMCKALRSGDVDIAIILTEGIIKDISEGNPSKIVQTYVKSPLIWGVHVAGDSPYTSIDDLKDKVVAISRYGSGSHLMAIVNAYNQGWDLSTLHFKVVGTLEGGIEALKNGEADYFMWEHFTTKPWVDNSTFKRVGDCPTPWPCFVIAVRDEVLRDHPKAIEQVLEIINSTTDGFKETLGIDLLLSKRYEQQLVDVKEWLSLTEWESSKPISKSDINQIQEKLVHYKVLEHTMPSEEIISDVHAL, encoded by the coding sequence ATGACAAACTTAAAAATAGGCGGCGTACCAGAGCATTTTAATTATCCCTGGTATATCACCTTAAAAAACAAAGCCTATACTCCATTTGATATTAATATCCGTTGGACAGATTTTCCAGGAGGTACTGGCGATATGTGTAAAGCACTTCGGTCTGGTGATGTAGATATTGCTATAATTTTAACTGAGGGGATTATAAAAGATATTTCTGAAGGGAATCCTTCTAAGATAGTTCAGACCTATGTAAAAAGCCCATTAATTTGGGGTGTTCATGTGGCTGGAGATTCACCATACACAAGCATAGATGACCTAAAAGACAAGGTTGTTGCCATAAGTCGTTATGGTTCTGGATCACATCTAATGGCCATCGTAAATGCATATAATCAAGGATGGGATCTATCAACACTACACTTTAAAGTAGTAGGAACTCTAGAAGGAGGAATTGAAGCTCTTAAAAATGGAGAAGCCGATTATTTTATGTGGGAGCATTTTACCACCAAACCATGGGTAGACAATAGTACGTTTAAACGCGTTGGCGACTGCCCTACTCCTTGGCCCTGTTTTGTTATTGCTGTTAGAGATGAAGTACTAAGAGACCATCCAAAAGCCATTGAGCAAGTACTCGAAATAATTAACAGTACCACCGACGGCTTTAAAGAAACACTAGGCATAGACCTGCTTTTATCTAAACGCTATGAACAACAATTAGTAGACGTAAAAGAGTGGCTCTCATTAACTGAATGGGAAAGCAGCAAGCCTATATCTAAATCTGATATTAATCAAATACAAGAAAAACTAGTTCATTATAAAGTGTTAGAGCACACAATGCCTTCAGAAGAAATTATTAGCGACGTACACGCTTTATAA
- a CDS encoding UDP-2,3-diacylglucosamine diphosphatase — translation MKKRKVELVVISDVHLGTFGCSAQNLLNYLKTIKPKTLILNGDIIDIWQFNKRYFPKSHLKVVQHIMQLITSGTKVYYITGNHDEMLRKFKGFRMGSFEIVNKLVLDLDGAKTWFFHGDVFDVTMKHSKWLAKLGGIGYDLLIVINTFVNWLSCQFGFGKISLSKKIKNSVKSAVKFINDFESVAADMAIYNDYDTVVCGHIHQPEIKTIKNKEGIAVNYLNSGDWIENLTALEYHKKTWKLYEYSKDPAALNEEAQRAKKGKASLKAEHKNHDQLFAELLQEFNLTK, via the coding sequence ATGAAAAAACGAAAAGTAGAACTCGTTGTGATTTCTGATGTACACCTAGGCACTTTTGGCTGTAGTGCACAAAACCTACTTAATTATCTTAAAACTATTAAGCCAAAGACCCTAATCTTAAATGGTGATATTATAGACATCTGGCAATTTAACAAGCGTTATTTCCCTAAATCACATCTAAAAGTTGTACAGCATATCATGCAACTCATAACATCAGGAACCAAGGTCTACTATATTACAGGAAACCACGATGAAATGCTGCGGAAATTTAAAGGTTTTAGAATGGGAAGCTTTGAAATTGTAAACAAATTAGTCCTTGATTTGGACGGGGCAAAAACTTGGTTTTTTCACGGGGATGTTTTTGATGTAACCATGAAGCATTCTAAATGGCTGGCAAAGCTTGGTGGCATTGGATATGATTTGCTAATTGTCATAAACACCTTTGTCAATTGGTTGAGTTGTCAATTTGGTTTTGGTAAAATTTCACTATCAAAAAAAATAAAAAACAGTGTAAAAAGTGCGGTGAAATTTATCAATGATTTTGAAAGTGTTGCTGCTGATATGGCAATTTATAATGACTATGACACGGTGGTTTGCGGTCATATTCATCAACCAGAAATTAAGACTATTAAAAACAAAGAAGGGATTGCCGTTAACTACTTAAATTCTGGTGATTGGATTGAAAACCTAACAGCCCTAGAATATCATAAAAAAACATGGAAGCTCTATGAATACTCAAAGGACCCAGCAGCATTAAATGAAGAAGCACAACGGGCAAAAAAGGGCAAAGCCTCCTTAAAAGCTGAACATAAAAATCACGATCAATTGTTTGCAGAATTACTACAAGAGTTTAACCTAACAAAATAA
- a CDS encoding glycosyltransferase family protein, producing the protein MKILYAIQGTGNGHLSRAKDIIPLLKTKGDVDILISGIQADISLPYEVTYKLRGFSFIFGKNGGIDFFKTIKNFKLRQLFREVRSIPIKQYDLIINDFEPIAAWAAYLKGIPTIGLSHQNAVLNTLSPQNKKVQFERWLLKYYAPTTYQYGFHFKKYDDSIFTPVIRKEIRDLQITNKKHYTVYLPAYSDEKIIKHLSCFKNIKWEVFSKNSDTYYFKNNIIVQPIENEHFLKSIASCEGVLCGAGFETPAEALFLKKKLLVIPMKNQFEQQCNAVALREIGVPVLKKLGKKQLRKINKWLKSSQNIKVDFPDETAQIINQILHNYIIQEEKPIYQSIDSLPTFSK; encoded by the coding sequence ATGAAAATCTTATACGCAATACAAGGTACAGGAAACGGGCACCTAAGCAGAGCCAAAGACATTATTCCGCTGCTTAAAACCAAAGGAGATGTCGATATTTTGATTAGCGGAATTCAAGCCGATATTAGCTTGCCTTATGAGGTGACTTATAAACTTAGAGGTTTTAGTTTTATTTTTGGCAAGAATGGTGGGATTGATTTTTTTAAAACCATCAAAAACTTTAAACTCAGACAACTATTTAGAGAGGTGAGATCCATCCCAATTAAACAGTATGATTTAATTATCAATGATTTTGAACCTATCGCCGCTTGGGCTGCTTATTTAAAAGGCATTCCTACTATTGGGCTCAGTCATCAAAACGCCGTTTTAAACACCTTAAGTCCTCAGAACAAAAAAGTACAATTTGAGCGTTGGCTTTTAAAATACTACGCTCCCACTACCTATCAATATGGATTTCATTTTAAAAAATATGATGATTCTATCTTTACTCCTGTGATTCGCAAAGAAATACGCGACTTACAAATAACTAATAAAAAACATTATACTGTCTATTTACCTGCTTATAGCGATGAGAAAATCATTAAACATTTATCTTGCTTTAAAAATATTAAATGGGAAGTGTTTTCTAAAAACTCTGACACTTATTATTTTAAAAACAACATCATCGTTCAGCCAATAGAAAATGAACACTTTTTAAAAAGTATTGCTTCTTGCGAAGGCGTTTTGTGTGGAGCTGGTTTTGAAACACCTGCAGAGGCTTTGTTTTTAAAAAAGAAACTCTTGGTAATCCCGATGAAAAATCAATTTGAGCAGCAGTGTAACGCTGTTGCGTTAAGAGAAATTGGAGTGCCCGTTTTAAAAAAACTTGGAAAAAAACAATTGAGAAAAATAAACAAATGGCTAAAAAGTAGCCAAAACATTAAAGTTGATTTTCCAGATGAAACTGCTCAGATTATCAACCAAATACTCCATAACTATATCATTCAAGAAGAAAAGCCTATTTACCAATCAATTGATTCTTTGCCAACGTTTTCTAAATAA
- a CDS encoding uracil-DNA glycosylase, translated as MEVNMPESWKNVLEKEFTQDYFKDLISFVDSEYDLGVCYPPKDQIFAAFSACDFTDVKVVIIGQDPYHGPKQANGLCFSVTDDVSHPPSLQNIFKELSQEYPEREPSSGDLSNWAKQGVFLLNATLTVRAHQAGSHQKKGWEQFTSAVIDALSTHRKELVFLLWGGFAKQKGKNIDAQKHAVFTSGHPSPLSANRGYWFGNQHFLKANAYLENVGKESIDW; from the coding sequence ATGGAGGTTAATATGCCTGAATCATGGAAAAATGTTTTAGAAAAAGAATTTACACAAGACTATTTTAAAGATTTGATAAGCTTTGTAGATTCTGAATATGATTTGGGAGTGTGTTATCCGCCAAAAGATCAAATTTTTGCCGCATTTTCTGCCTGTGATTTTACAGATGTTAAAGTAGTGATTATTGGTCAAGATCCCTACCATGGCCCTAAGCAGGCTAATGGTTTGTGCTTTTCTGTAACCGATGATGTATCACATCCACCTTCCTTGCAGAATATTTTTAAAGAGCTGTCTCAAGAGTATCCAGAGAGAGAACCCTCATCAGGAGATTTATCAAATTGGGCAAAACAGGGAGTGTTTTTATTAAATGCAACCTTAACAGTAAGAGCACATCAAGCAGGAAGTCATCAAAAGAAAGGTTGGGAGCAATTTACATCTGCTGTTATTGATGCGCTTTCTACCCATAGAAAAGAATTGGTTTTTTTATTGTGGGGAGGTTTTGCCAAGCAAAAAGGCAAAAATATAGATGCCCAAAAGCATGCTGTTTTTACGTCTGGACACCCTTCTCCTTTAAGTGCAAATAGAGGGTATTGGTTTGGAAATCAACACTTTTTGAAAGCCAATGCTTATTTAGAAAACGTTGGCAAAGAATCAATTGATTGGTAA
- a CDS encoding endonuclease MutS2, producing MTRNISEKTLQDLEFTTVLKHVADYSNSDLGKELITAIKPIETRETLIEELYRVNEYLSSFINENKIPNHHFDNITREVDTLKIENSFLDAAAFLKIASVSETVNELLVFFQKFNSYFPNLQILSQEIEGNTSISLDIHKIITSYGEVSNTASPILKQIRKEISTIRAKIGGSFTRDLSKYSSLGYLDAIRETVIDNHRVLAVLAMHRKKVKGNFLGASKSGNIVYIAPQATLNFDRELQNLVFEEQQEVIKILKQLAETIRPFAPLLKDYLSYLSHLDCIASKAKYAKDLAAVLPKISNEKKIDFQKAYHPILWKKNKEQGITTVPQSILLNEKQQIIVISGPNAGGKSITLKTIGLLQLMLQSGLLIPVDERSETYIFDSILTDIGDNQSIENQLSTYSYRLKNMRSFLRKCNQNTLFLIDEFGTGSDPELGGALAEIFLEEFYYKKAFGIITTHYSNLKVLANELPNVTNANMQFNEKTLEPLYKLFIGQAGSSFTFEVAQKNGIPFSLINKAKKRVETEKIRLDKTISKLQKERNRLQKNSDELERQQNKGKEHIDSLQEKEQKIQDKLADFQELYDNNQKMLTLGRKVNELLHHYFQTNNKKELNSNLQKWIASEKTKYLKKNPEKPKGKKEKKTLEITKQKQVEVLQKTEKEILKKVVEVRKVKKITEAKIAKEKAAYVFKVNDRVRLIDGNAVGTVEKIEKQNIFINYGLFTTKAKVSQLELVEKAKK from the coding sequence TTGACTAGGAATATTTCAGAGAAAACATTACAGGATTTAGAGTTTACCACTGTGTTAAAACATGTGGCAGACTACAGCAACTCTGATTTGGGAAAAGAACTCATTACAGCCATTAAACCTATTGAAACTCGGGAAACATTAATTGAAGAGCTTTATAGAGTAAATGAATACCTCTCCTCTTTTATCAATGAAAACAAAATTCCAAATCATCATTTTGATAATATTACGAGAGAAGTTGACACCTTAAAAATTGAAAATAGCTTTTTAGATGCAGCTGCTTTTTTAAAGATTGCTTCTGTATCTGAAACAGTCAATGAGTTGTTAGTTTTCTTTCAAAAATTTAACAGCTATTTTCCTAATTTACAAATTCTTAGCCAAGAGATAGAAGGAAACACTAGCATTTCTTTAGACATCCATAAAATCATAACTTCTTACGGGGAAGTGTCTAACACAGCATCACCGATTTTAAAACAAATCCGAAAAGAAATTAGCACTATCAGAGCTAAGATTGGCGGTAGTTTTACTCGAGACTTAAGCAAATACAGTAGTTTGGGTTATCTGGATGCAATTAGAGAGACGGTAATAGACAATCATCGTGTATTGGCTGTATTGGCCATGCACAGAAAAAAAGTGAAAGGAAACTTTTTAGGTGCTTCCAAATCAGGAAACATCGTATATATTGCTCCTCAGGCAACTTTAAATTTTGATAGAGAATTACAAAATTTAGTTTTTGAAGAACAGCAAGAGGTCATTAAAATTTTAAAGCAGCTGGCAGAAACCATTAGACCATTTGCACCACTTTTAAAAGATTATCTATCTTATTTAAGTCATCTTGACTGCATCGCCTCAAAAGCAAAATACGCAAAAGATTTGGCCGCTGTTTTACCAAAAATCAGCAATGAAAAGAAAATTGATTTTCAAAAAGCCTATCATCCTATATTGTGGAAAAAAAATAAAGAGCAAGGTATTACTACTGTTCCTCAATCAATTTTGCTAAATGAAAAACAGCAAATAATTGTAATTTCAGGCCCTAATGCCGGAGGAAAAAGCATCACTTTAAAAACCATCGGGCTTTTGCAACTAATGCTTCAGTCTGGCTTGCTTATCCCTGTCGATGAGCGAAGTGAAACCTATATTTTTGATAGTATTTTAACGGATATTGGAGACAATCAATCCATAGAAAACCAATTGAGCACCTATAGTTATCGCCTTAAAAACATGCGTTCTTTTTTACGAAAATGCAACCAAAATACACTGTTTTTGATAGATGAATTTGGAACAGGATCAGATCCAGAGTTAGGTGGGGCATTGGCTGAAATCTTCTTAGAAGAATTTTATTATAAAAAAGCTTTTGGAATCATCACAACCCATTACTCCAATTTAAAAGTGCTGGCCAATGAACTACCCAATGTTACCAATGCCAACATGCAGTTTAATGAAAAAACATTAGAACCGCTTTACAAGCTGTTTATTGGGCAAGCAGGAAGTTCTTTTACTTTTGAGGTTGCTCAGAAAAATGGAATCCCATTTAGCTTGATCAACAAGGCAAAAAAACGTGTTGAAACAGAGAAAATCCGTCTAGACAAGACCATCTCAAAATTACAAAAAGAAAGAAATAGACTTCAAAAAAACTCTGACGAATTAGAGAGGCAACAAAACAAGGGAAAAGAACATATCGACAGCTTACAAGAAAAAGAACAAAAGATTCAAGATAAGTTAGCCGATTTTCAAGAGTTGTATGACAACAATCAAAAAATGCTAACCCTGGGTAGAAAAGTTAATGAACTACTGCATCACTATTTTCAAACCAATAATAAAAAAGAGCTTAATAGCAATTTACAAAAGTGGATTGCCTCTGAAAAAACTAAATACCTTAAGAAAAATCCTGAAAAACCAAAGGGCAAAAAGGAAAAGAAAACACTTGAAATAACAAAACAAAAACAAGTAGAAGTCTTACAAAAGACAGAAAAAGAGATCTTAAAAAAGGTGGTAGAAGTTCGTAAAGTCAAAAAAATCACCGAAGCCAAAATTGCCAAAGAAAAAGCGGCTTATGTCTTTAAAGTTAATGACCGTGTGCGTTTAATTGACGGAAATGCAGTTGGAACTGTTGAGAAAATTGAAAAACAAAACATCTTTATCAATTACGGTCTTTTTACAACCAAAGCAAAAGTTAGTCAGCTAGAGCTGGTTGAAAAAGCAAAAAAATAG